The segment TTGTCAAAGCCATTTCCGATGTCGTCAAGGTTACATATGCAGAAATCGTCGCTTCCATTTCCAGCAAAAGTGCCGGACCCGGAACACGCCAGAATATTGATGAGTTTACGGAAACAACTGCAAAAGCATTGAAAGAAGTCGGTGGCGCCAGTGATGCGAAAGCAATCATCATCTTGAACCCGGCAGATCCGCCGATTTTGATGCGCAACACCATCCATGCGCAGGTAGCGGAGTGTTCTCCGGAAATCGAAGAGCAGATTATCGCTTCGTTGAACAAAACAGTGGAAAACGTTCAAAAGTACGTAAAAGGATATCGGTTCAAAGCGGATCCGGTGATTAAAAACAATATTGTCACGGTTTCTGTAGAGGTGGAAGGAAATGGCGATTATTTGCCGGTATATGCAGGGAATCTGGACATCATCACTTCAGCGGCTGTAAAAACAGGCGAAGTCATGGCCAAATACATAATGGCGGAAGGAGCAGCAAAATGACAAACGAAAAAAAAATCATCTTCAATGACGTTACGCTGCGCGACGGCATGCATGCAATTTCCCATCAATACACGGTGGAACAGATAGCGGAACTGACAAGGCTGATTGATGAATCGGGAGCCGATATTATTGAAGCCACCCATGGCGACGGGCTTGGCGGCAGTTCCATCCAATACGGTTTTTCAAAAGAAACTGAAAAAGACATCATTACAACAGCAGTCGAAAATGCGACAAACGCAAAAGTCGGTGTGCTGTTGATTCCAGGGATCGGCACGATCCACCATTTGAACAATGCCGCAGAATGGGGGGCCCAAGTGGTTCGTGTGGCGACGCATTGTACAGAAGCGGATGTTTCCGAACAGCATATTAAAGCGGCTCTTAGTCTAGGGCTGGATACCGTCGGCTTCCTGATGATGTCCCACCGGGCAGAGCCTGAAGTCTTGCTGGAAGAAGCGAAGAAGATGGAATCGTACGGCGCAAGCACCATTTATGTGGTGGATTCTGCGGGAGCATTGACGATGGATGACACGAGAAGAAGAGTCGCATTGTTCAAAGAGAACTTAAGTGCCGATATCGGCTTCCATGGCCATAATAACCTCTCTCTTGCAGTCGCGAACTCACTTGTCGCTTTAGAAGAAGGGGCCAGCCGGATCGATACAAGTCTTGCCGGAATGGGCGCAGGCGCTGGAAACACGGCAACGGAACAGCTTGTAGCGGTGATGAACAAACTTGGCTTGCCGCATTCGGTTGATTTATACCAAGCAATGGACATTGCAGAGAATGTAGTGAAGCCGCTTATGAAGCGGCCGGTACAAATCGATAACCTCAGCTTGACACTTGGTTATACAGGCGTCTATTCCAGCTTCCTGCTGTTTGCTGAAAGAGCCGGAAAAGAATTCGGTGTAGATCCCCGTGATATTCTGATCAAACTTAGTGAAATGGGCGCCGTAGGGGGCCAGGAAGATTGGATTACGGGTGTAGCACAAGAACTTGCTAAAGCACAGGCTTGACAACAAGGAAAAAGGAAGTTTTTTTCGAATGGCTGGGGAGCACTCCTTCGCTATCGGGAAAGGGCTTCCTTTTCTTCTATTTAAAACCAGGCGGATTCATGTATAATTGTGAGAATGCGCTTACATTAGGGAGACGCTGCAACTCATATAGCATAGCTTGTGGCATATGCTCTTAAAATAGCTGGGGTGAGGTGTGTCGGGATGGGAATCAAGGTATCTGAGGAAAGCATCAACGAAAAACTGGCGATAAATGAACGGCCAATTGTCCTTTCTTCTTCTTCCTTCGGGATTTTAAGGAAACAGCTCGTCAGAAATATAGGGATGGAAAGAATAGGGAGCTTTTTGTTTCATTTTGGATGGGAAATGGGCATCAAAGATGCAGAAAAAGCGAAGGATGAAGGATTGTCGTTAGAGGAACTGATCAAGAAAGGGCCTCTTCTGCATATTGAAAGCGGCCACATTAGAGGAATCGTCCATGACTGTGATGTGAAACACGACGAGTCGGGGAATGTTCTATCGGTTTTCGGCAGAGGGGTATGGAAAGATTCCTATGAGGCAATCGAACACAAAAAGATGCTGGGCATCTCCAAGAAACCCGTCTGCCACACATTGATTGGGTACTCCAGCGGATTTATGTCCACTGCATTCGGGGAACCGCTTCTCGCAAAAGAAGTTACCTGCATAGGAGCAGGTGATGCGGAATGCCGCTGGATAGTCCGTACAGAAAAGGAGTGGGCGGAAGAAGCGCAGACGGATCTGCCGATGTACAACGAAACCTCTATTGTTGAAGAGCTGGAATATACGTACGATCAATTGCTTGAACAAAAGAATATTATCACCCGTTTAGCGGATTTTCAGCAGAAATTGACCGAAGAAGTGCTAAATGGCAATACAATGCAGGAAATAGCGAATATCGTCTACGAGATTGGCCGAATTCCGGTTGTGATTGTAGGCCTTGATTTCCGGACGGCAATCTATTCAGGATTATCTGAACGAGAACACGAAGAGCTCAAGCTGGATTTGGAGCAGCATCTTGAGAAACAGGAAATGCATTACTTGAAGTCCGACAGAGGAAATCAACTCCCCTCTATCAAGAACAAAGTGATCAAGACCGCTGTTCAAGAGCGGCTGGTTACGCCCGTTCTGGTACAGAAAGAAGTGCTCGGTTATTGTTCATTTGTGTATAGAGGGGACACGGAACCTCATGCGGAAGATCATTTATTCCTGAACCGGTGCGCAAATGCAGCTTCCATCATTCTCTTGAATGAAAAAACCAAATTTGAATCTTTCGAAAGAATGAAAGGGAACTTTCTTGAGCACATTTTGACTGGCAAATTTGATGCCGGTGAAATCATCAGAAGAGGGCAATATACGAATGTCGATCTGGAAGAGCCTTATCACATTACGGTGGTCAATTATGAGGGGCCGGAAACCTCGCTGGAGGAATCGTTCATTTTTCAGGAACAGCTTCTCGAAACCGCTTTCCGCTACTTCCATGATAATGGGCAAAATATATTGGTGGGGAATCATGACGGCTCTTTGGCGCTGCTCATTACGGAAGAAAAGACCAAAAGAACTTCGATTAGTGTGGAAATCGAGAAATTCCATGAATTCATAAAGCAGAAATATCCACAAGCCATTTTCAGGTTCGGCATAAGCAATACAGGGAGAGCCATGGAAAATGCCCCGAATCACTGGGAAGAAGCAAAGATCGCTTTACGGTTCGCCCTGAAAAAAGAAATTGTCCTGTTCCAGTCTCTCGGTATTATAGGGGTTCTGATCAACACACAAAATACAGAAGCCATTAAAATGATTGCACGCCAGGAATTAGGAGTCATGTACGATACTAAAGACCCCAAAAAAGCGGAGCAATTGAAAACACTTTATATTTTTCTCATGAACGCCGGAAAACTTGAGCAGACGATGAACGACTTGGCACTGTCCATGAGCGGGCTAAGGCACAGGATTGACAAGATCGAAAACCTTCTTGGAAAAAACTTGCGGGATCCGAACGAAGGATATCAGCTTCTGATGATTTTAAAATGCCTTATTGCTTTAGGCGAATTGACCATAGAATAGCAGATAAACAGGCAGGCCATCCTTTTAGGATGGCCTGTTCTTTTGTTTTAAAGCGAGTAAATGAACTTCACCCAATCTGCCAAGGGACAAAAGTTGCTGGTGTAATTGAATAAACATAGACAAGATTTGCTCTAGTTTAAATAATCTGATTAATTTAGACTTAGAAACAAGTTATGAAAACGCTAACAAAAAAGTTTTCACAACATTTCTAGAGGCCGGTTTTCAGGGATCATCAGAAGTTAAACACAGATTAAGGAAGGAGCGGTCATATGAGTACCCAAATCTTGAAACAAGAAAGTCCAGTTCTGGAGGAGTTGCTGCTAGGTGCAGAACAAATCGGGAAGTTGGCCGAACAAGAAGCACAACAAGCCGAAGAAAACTCGAGCGTTTCGGATAATGTCGTTAATTTGATGAAAGAAACGGAAATTTCACGGATAATGCTCCCGAAAGAATATGGCGGTCCTCAAGTCAGCATAAAAGAATTCGCCGCCATTGTCCGAAAGGTAGCGAATTACAATATTTCAGCAGCATGGTTAACTTACCTTTACCCGCTCCATAATATGCTGCCGGCTTATCTTCCAAAGGCAGGCAGAGATGAAATCATCAACAGCGAAGGATTGATCAGCGATATATTCGCAGCTATGGGAACAGCAGTAAAAGATGGCGATGGCTATCGGATCAGTGGGAAATGGAACTTTGTCAGTGGAATCCTGCACAGTGAATGGGTTGGAGTTGGCGTGAAAATCCAATTTCCCGATAAGGAAAAACCTGAAGTTTGCCTGCCGATTCTTAAAACATCTGAAGTGGAAATTGTAGAAAACTGGGACACGTTCGGCCTTCGCGGCAGTGGGAGCAACCAAGTTATTGCAGAAAATGTTTATGTGCCGATGGAACGGATCCTTCGTCCCGATCCTGCAGAAGCTACGAGAAAGCCTCCCGAAGAAGATTACGACAAAGACTATCCATTTTACGGTGTGCCATTCTATCCAACTTTCTATGTAGGCTTTCCAAGTATAGCGATCGGTGGTGCTGAACGGGTAATTGCAGAATTTAAACAAATGACTGAAAAACGGATCCGCTTGATGGATGGCGTCAGAGAAAGTGAATCCCCGAGAAGCCAGCGAGTGTTGGCTGAAATCACGACAGAATTCCACACAGCCGAGGCATTGATGGATAAATACATCGACTTGCTGGTGGACTATGAAAAAAATGGTGCCACAACTCCAAACTCGGAATTCTTTGCCTTACGGACGAAAATCATTAAAATCTGTACAGAAATAGCCTTAAGAGCCTTACTGACATTAGGCGGTGGAGCACTTTACAAAAACGGCCCGATTGAATTGTTCATTAGGGACATTTTGTCCGTGGCGACGCATAAAACTTCCTTATACGAAGATTCAGTAGCAGCTTACGGTCAGGATCTATTCGGCTTTGAAAGCGGCGTCAGAGGATAAGTTCACCAAACAGGCAATAAGGAACGAAAAATCAGTGATGTTAAAGCAAACCAGAGGAGGAATACACAATGGACGATATGAAGTTCAGAAAGGCAATGGGAAAATTTGCGACAGGCGTAACGGTCATCGCCACGGAAAATCAGGAAGGCGTGCATGGCATGACAGCAAATGCTTTTATGTCGGTTTCGCTTGATCCGAAGCTCGTTGTGATTTCAATAAAAGAAAACGCGAAAATCCTTGAAAAAATCAGAGAAAGCCAAAAGTATTCGGTCAATATTCTGGCAGCTGACCAGGAAGAACTTTCCATGATTTTTGCCGGCCAACTGAAAGAACATAGCGAAGTCGTTTTTGGCTACTTGGATAACCAGCCGGTCATTCCAGGTGCTCTGGCACAAGTGGTTTGTGAAGTTTCACATGAACATATTGAAGGCGACCACAGTTTGTTCATCGGCAAAGTGACAGATATCCATCTGGAAGACGAAGCAGAACCGCTTGTCTTCTATTCCGGCTACCGGACATTGACTGAAAAACAGCCTGCCCCTCTGTAAATGTGTGAAAGGAGACTGAGGCTACATGAAAACGATTTACCTGAACAAAGAAAATTTGTCTGGCTGGCAGAAAAGAGCAAGTTCGAATGTTATGGCACTCGGGTATTTTGATGGCCTTCATCGCGGACATTGCAAAGTGATTGAGACAGCTCGCTCGATAGCCGAAGAAAAAGGGTTGCCTTTGACGGTCATGAGCTTTTTCCCGCATCCCAAGACGGTTTTATCAAATGGAAAAGAGCAGGTCCATTATTTGATGCCGCTTTCTGAAAAAGAAGAAAGACTTCGGAAGCTGGGGGTCGATACATTTTTGATCGTTGAATTTGACAAAGAATTCGCGGGCTTGCTGCCTGAACAATTCGTCGGCAAATATTTGATTGATTTAGAGGTCGTACATGCAGTCGCAGGATTCGATTTTTCATATGGCTCCAAAGGCGCCGGCAATATGGACCGCTTAAAAAGCGATTCAGCTGGAAGAGTCGAAACGACAAAAGTGGCCAAAGTCACTTACCGCAATGAAAAAATTGGCTCGACCTGTATCCGGGAAAAGCTCTTCTGCGGCAATGTAGAGGAACTCCCGCATCTGCTGGGCCAAGCTTATGAAGTGAAATGCCAGTGGAACGGGACTTGTCTTGAAACCGATCCCGATTACCTGCTGCCTGCGCCCGGAAGATATGCAGTCACGCTGAAAAATGAATGGGGCTCGGCCTTTGCCGAACTGAGCGTCATGGAACAGGCAGGCGGGCTGTCCTTGTCCTGCGGCAACTTGCTAAAAGACTTTGTGGAAGGTCCGCTCACGGTTACCTGGCATAACCGGATTGTGGAAAATGCAGCGGTGAATGTTTGAACCGGTCTATTGATTGGGCGAAACAATAAAAAACACTAATTCAGGAGTGATAAAGATGATTTTGCGCTTAGGGCAAGTAGAACTTTTTGTAACCAATTTAGACAAATCCAAAGAATTTTATGTAGATGTACTCGGATTTACCGAAGTGGAAAGAACAGAAACGAATTTATACTTAAGAGCTGCAGATGAATTCGATAAATATTCCTTGATTTTGACAGAAAAAGAGACGGCAGCATTGGGCAGTTTCAGCTTAAGAGTTTCAAGCCCGGAATATTTGGAAGTGCTGCAAAAGAAGCACGAAGAAATGGGCATCGAAACGCAATACTTGCCGAAAGGCACGCATCCTGGCCAAGGCCCTGTATTGAGAGTGGCAGAGCCGAACGGCCATCCGGTAGAGTTTTACCATTCAATGGAACAAATTGAAGTCGGCGGTCAGAATGGCGGTGTAGATGCACTTCCGATGCGGAAATCACATCTTCAGAACGGAATTCCGCCAATTTGCATCGATCATATGAATTTGCGCGTCAAAGACGTCGATAAAGCCTTGGAATATTGGCAAGCAATCGGTTTCAGCATTTCTGAATACGTCCAGGACGGGGAAGAAACTTTTGCGGCATGGACAAGAGCCAAAACTTCCACACACGATGTGGCACTTGTGAAACAGGAAGAAGCGGCGCTTCATCATTTTGCATATATCGTAGACGGCGTTGCAGGCGTAATCAGAACTGCTGATTTATTGGCGGATGCGGGCTATAGAGACAATATCGATTACGGACCGGGCAGACACGGGGCAACAAACGCCTTCTTCTTATATATTACAGATCCAGACGGCCATCGCCTTGAAATCTATTCCGGCGACTACAACCGGGATACCGACCTTCCGCCAATCGGCTGGACAAAAGAACAATACGATAAAAAAGGGCGCTTATGGTGGGGACCAAGTGTACCGGATAGCTTCTTCAAAACCACACCGGTCAATAAAGAATGGCTCAAGACACCTGTTCAAAAATAAGCAACGCTAAACGAGAAAGGGAGAGATTAAATGTCAATGTGGACTGATTTACAAGATGTGGAATATAGCCTTTACTATTTAGATGCGGGCGGCATCAAAACAAGGGTTTTAGAAGCCGGCACAGGTGAACCGTTAATTCTGCTTCACGGGACAGGTGGACATATTGAAGCGTACGCGAGGAATATCAAAGGGTTGAGCGAGAAATTCCGGGTGATCTGCATCGATATGCTGGGACATGGCTACACAGATAAGCCGGAATATGCTTATGGCATCGATGCTTACAGCGACCATCTTCTGGACGTGATCAAGGCTCTCGATTTATCGGAAGTTTTACTTTCGGGTGAATCATTGGGCGGCTGGGTTGCAGCGTGGTTTGCAGCACACCATCCAGGAATCGCCAAGGCGCTTGTCCTAAATACTCCGGGAAATGTCAACAATAACCCGGAAATCATGAAAGCATTGAAAGAATCTACCATCAAAGCGGTTATAGAAGCCAATTATGAAAATGTAAAAACACGCCTTGAATGGCTAATGTACGATAAGAGCCAAGTAACAGATGAGTTGATCGAAGCCCGCTACAAAATCTATACACAGCCAGCTTATCAGAAAGCGGTTTATAATATTGTCGCTCTTCAAGATCTGGAATTCAGACAAAAGTATGCATGGGATCCTTCCTGGTGCGGGAAGATCGATGTACCTACACTTTTGGCGTGGACGGACCATGACCCGACTTCTAAAGTGGAAGCGGCCAAGCCAATCCAGGAAATGATTCCGGGCAGTGAACTGACCGTCATCACCGATGCAGGGCATTGGCCACAGTGGGAACAAGTTGAAGCCTTCAATGAAACTTTAACAGATTTTCTCATGGCAAAAGTAAGGTAAGCAAATGAAATAATCGTATAAATTGAATAAAGAAGGGGATGTTCCCCTTCTTTATTTGGTTAAGCAGAAAGGGGACTTTATATTGAGCAAGCAATTGACATCCAGGGTGATTGCAGCAAGCGAGCAGCTGATGGCAGCGGAAGCAGAAAAGAAATCTGTGGCTGCGCTGACGGATACTTACGAAAACCTGACAATAGATGAAGCCTACGAAATCCAATTAAAAGGCATCCAGCAGAAAATTGAAGCAGGGGACCGGATTGCCGGTAAAAAAATCGGATTGACTTCTGTTGCCATGCAGGAGCTGTTAGGCGTTGACCAGCCGGACTATGGCCATCTGCTGGCGAGCATGGAAGTGGAAAATGCAGAAACCGTATCATCTTCCACTCTTTTTCAGCCCAAAGTGGAAGGGGAAATTGTGTTTGTGCTTAAAAAGGGACTGAAAGGCCCTTCCGTTACAGCGGAAGAAGTAATGGAAGCGACCGACTATATTATGCCTTCCCTTGAAATTGTCGACAGCCGGATCACCGATTGGAAAATCAAGCTGCCGGATACCATCGCAGACAATGCTTCCTGTGGGCTTTTTGTTCTAGGCAAGGAAAAATTCTCGCCGACGGATATGGACCTGGCAGGAATAGAAATGAAACTGTATAAAAACGGTGAACATGTCAATACCGGCTATGGCAAAGACGTTTTAGGGCATCCTGCGACTTGTGTCGCATGGCTCGCGAACAAATTGTATGAATTCGGCGAGGAACTCGAAGCAGGAGAAGTCATCTTGTCCGGGGCACTGTCAGCTGCAGTCGCCGCGGAACCGGGAGATCGGTTTACAGCTGAATTCACCCAGCTGGGCAAAGTGGAAGTTTCTTTTAACTGAGAAGGAATCTGCGGCCAGTGGGGATTTTTATCCCTGCTGACCGTAAAAAGAATGAAATTCAAGTTTGCGATAACTGCAAGCGCATACAAAAATGCGGGGAATATATGATTTTTCTGAACCGGATTCGAAATTTTATTTATGAAATAAAATGAAAAGCGAGGAAAATCTATGAAGCATAACAATTTGAACAACGCAGGTATATCCAAAAAGGCCTGGCTGGTAATTGCGCTGCTATTTGTGGTGACGGTCATCAGCAACGCCGATAAAGCGATTATAGGCTTTGCATCTGTACCGCTCATGGAAGAATTGGGGTTGACGGCTGCCCAGTGGGGAATGGTCGGCGGTGTTTTCTTTCTATTGTATTCTATTTCAGCAATTCTAGGCGGCGTCCTCGCAGACCGCATAGGCGTCAGAGCGGTGATGGCAGGAATGGTGGCCCTCTGGTCGATTGTCCAGTTTTCCACCATCTTTGTGAACAGTTTCGCTTTTCTGCTTGCTACCCGGATCATTCTAGGTGCCGGAGAAGGACCATCTTATTCACTGGCGATGACAGCTGCCTCCAAATGGCTGCCTAAAGAGAAGCTCGGCATCGGAATGACATTAGTATCAATCGGCGGGCCGCTCGGCGTAGCCATTTCCGCGCCTATGCTCGTACACCTGATCTTGAATTATGGCTGGCGTTCTGCCTTTATCGCTACAGGCATCATCGGCATTGTATGGATTTTCTTTTGGCTCGGGATTGTCAAAAGCAAAGACGAAAAAATGGCTGAGCCTGCAGCCCGCAAGACAGCAGCTACAGACAGCCGGCCTGAAACGAAGTTTTCTTCTGTGCTTAAATCCAAGAACTTCATCTTGATTGCGCTGTGTGGATTTGCTACTTACTGGTCGTTTACGATCGGCCTTAACTGGCTTCCTAATTACTTGGAAAATGTGCGGCGGCTTGAATCTGAAGTCTTGACGATTGTGGTCGCATTGCCTTGGGTTCTCATTACGTTGACCCAGCTTTTCTTTTCCACGCTTTCCGATCGCCTCTACCGGAAAACCCAGGACATTGTCAAAGGGCGAATCTTTGTGTTGGGACCAGTGATGGTAGCAGGAGCGCTCAGCTACTTCTTCGGCGCAATGGCCCAAAGCAATTTCATTGCCATTGCTTTATTGTCTCTCGGCTTAGCGCTGGGGTGTATCACATTGGTACTGGGTCCGGTCATCTTGGTGAATCTGGTTTCTAAAGAACATCAAGGCAAAATCCAAGGCTGGTTCATGGCTGTCACTTCGCTTGGCGGAATCGTTGGACCATACATAACCGGGCTTTTAGTCGAAAATGCTTCAAGTGTTTCCATGGGCTTTCAATTAGCTTTCCAAAGCAGCGGCTTAGTCATCCTTATCTTTGGCGGCCTCGTTTGGGCAGCTGTCCGTCCGAACAAACTGCAAGGGCCAACTCCAATCAGACTGCCTGAAGAAGTGCAGGGATAATTGGTCATAAAGAATACAGTGAAACAGTACCGCGCAAACGCTGGTACTGTTTTTTTGCGGGGTGCTGCCAAATCGGAAATTTATTTTATTTCCTGGACCAAGTTAGGCAAAAGCTGTGTTTTTACCGAAAGG is part of the Planococcus shenhongbingii genome and harbors:
- a CDS encoding acetaldehyde dehydrogenase (acetylating); translation: MPEKVKCAIIGSGNIGIDLMYKLLRSDMLEPTVMVGIDPDSKGLQLAKEHGMVPIYNSIEGFIEQHELADIVFEATSAKAHAYNAPILKKLGKKAIDLTPAAVGPFLVPSVNLNEEDIQQLDNVNMVTCGGQATVPIVKAISDVVKVTYAEIVASISSKSAGPGTRQNIDEFTETTAKALKEVGGASDAKAIIILNPADPPILMRNTIHAQVAECSPEIEEQIIASLNKTVENVQKYVKGYRFKADPVIKNNIVTVSVEVEGNGDYLPVYAGNLDIITSAAVKTGEVMAKYIMAEGAAK
- the dmpG gene encoding 4-hydroxy-2-oxovalerate aldolase encodes the protein MTNEKKIIFNDVTLRDGMHAISHQYTVEQIAELTRLIDESGADIIEATHGDGLGGSSIQYGFSKETEKDIITTAVENATNAKVGVLLIPGIGTIHHLNNAAEWGAQVVRVATHCTEADVSEQHIKAALSLGLDTVGFLMMSHRAEPEVLLEEAKKMESYGASTIYVVDSAGALTMDDTRRRVALFKENLSADIGFHGHNNLSLAVANSLVALEEGASRIDTSLAGMGAGAGNTATEQLVAVMNKLGLPHSVDLYQAMDIAENVVKPLMKRPVQIDNLSLTLGYTGVYSSFLLFAERAGKEFGVDPRDILIKLSEMGAVGGQEDWITGVAQELAKAQA
- a CDS encoding XylR N-terminal domain-containing protein; the encoded protein is MGIKVSEESINEKLAINERPIVLSSSSFGILRKQLVRNIGMERIGSFLFHFGWEMGIKDAEKAKDEGLSLEELIKKGPLLHIESGHIRGIVHDCDVKHDESGNVLSVFGRGVWKDSYEAIEHKKMLGISKKPVCHTLIGYSSGFMSTAFGEPLLAKEVTCIGAGDAECRWIVRTEKEWAEEAQTDLPMYNETSIVEELEYTYDQLLEQKNIITRLADFQQKLTEEVLNGNTMQEIANIVYEIGRIPVVIVGLDFRTAIYSGLSEREHEELKLDLEQHLEKQEMHYLKSDRGNQLPSIKNKVIKTAVQERLVTPVLVQKEVLGYCSFVYRGDTEPHAEDHLFLNRCANAASIILLNEKTKFESFERMKGNFLEHILTGKFDAGEIIRRGQYTNVDLEEPYHITVVNYEGPETSLEESFIFQEQLLETAFRYFHDNGQNILVGNHDGSLALLITEEKTKRTSISVEIEKFHEFIKQKYPQAIFRFGISNTGRAMENAPNHWEEAKIALRFALKKEIVLFQSLGIIGVLINTQNTEAIKMIARQELGVMYDTKDPKKAEQLKTLYIFLMNAGKLEQTMNDLALSMSGLRHRIDKIENLLGKNLRDPNEGYQLLMILKCLIALGELTIE
- a CDS encoding acyl-CoA dehydrogenase; translated protein: MSTQILKQESPVLEELLLGAEQIGKLAEQEAQQAEENSSVSDNVVNLMKETEISRIMLPKEYGGPQVSIKEFAAIVRKVANYNISAAWLTYLYPLHNMLPAYLPKAGRDEIINSEGLISDIFAAMGTAVKDGDGYRISGKWNFVSGILHSEWVGVGVKIQFPDKEKPEVCLPILKTSEVEIVENWDTFGLRGSGSNQVIAENVYVPMERILRPDPAEATRKPPEEDYDKDYPFYGVPFYPTFYVGFPSIAIGGAERVIAEFKQMTEKRIRLMDGVRESESPRSQRVLAEITTEFHTAEALMDKYIDLLVDYEKNGATTPNSEFFALRTKIIKICTEIALRALLTLGGGALYKNGPIELFIRDILSVATHKTSLYEDSVAAYGQDLFGFESGVRG
- a CDS encoding flavin reductase family protein, with amino-acid sequence MDDMKFRKAMGKFATGVTVIATENQEGVHGMTANAFMSVSLDPKLVVISIKENAKILEKIRESQKYSVNILAADQEELSMIFAGQLKEHSEVVFGYLDNQPVIPGALAQVVCEVSHEHIEGDHSLFIGKVTDIHLEDEAEPLVFYSGYRTLTEKQPAPL
- a CDS encoding FAD synthetase family protein; translation: MKTIYLNKENLSGWQKRASSNVMALGYFDGLHRGHCKVIETARSIAEEKGLPLTVMSFFPHPKTVLSNGKEQVHYLMPLSEKEERLRKLGVDTFLIVEFDKEFAGLLPEQFVGKYLIDLEVVHAVAGFDFSYGSKGAGNMDRLKSDSAGRVETTKVAKVTYRNEKIGSTCIREKLFCGNVEELPHLLGQAYEVKCQWNGTCLETDPDYLLPAPGRYAVTLKNEWGSAFAELSVMEQAGGLSLSCGNLLKDFVEGPLTVTWHNRIVENAAVNV
- the hpaD gene encoding 3,4-dihydroxyphenylacetate 2,3-dioxygenase, which gives rise to MILRLGQVELFVTNLDKSKEFYVDVLGFTEVERTETNLYLRAADEFDKYSLILTEKETAALGSFSLRVSSPEYLEVLQKKHEEMGIETQYLPKGTHPGQGPVLRVAEPNGHPVEFYHSMEQIEVGGQNGGVDALPMRKSHLQNGIPPICIDHMNLRVKDVDKALEYWQAIGFSISEYVQDGEETFAAWTRAKTSTHDVALVKQEEAALHHFAYIVDGVAGVIRTADLLADAGYRDNIDYGPGRHGATNAFFLYITDPDGHRLEIYSGDYNRDTDLPPIGWTKEQYDKKGRLWWGPSVPDSFFKTTPVNKEWLKTPVQK
- a CDS encoding alpha/beta fold hydrolase codes for the protein MSMWTDLQDVEYSLYYLDAGGIKTRVLEAGTGEPLILLHGTGGHIEAYARNIKGLSEKFRVICIDMLGHGYTDKPEYAYGIDAYSDHLLDVIKALDLSEVLLSGESLGGWVAAWFAAHHPGIAKALVLNTPGNVNNNPEIMKALKESTIKAVIEANYENVKTRLEWLMYDKSQVTDELIEARYKIYTQPAYQKAVYNIVALQDLEFRQKYAWDPSWCGKIDVPTLLAWTDHDPTSKVEAAKPIQEMIPGSELTVITDAGHWPQWEQVEAFNETLTDFLMAKVR
- a CDS encoding 2-keto-4-pentenoate hydratase translates to MAAEAEKKSVAALTDTYENLTIDEAYEIQLKGIQQKIEAGDRIAGKKIGLTSVAMQELLGVDQPDYGHLLASMEVENAETVSSSTLFQPKVEGEIVFVLKKGLKGPSVTAEEVMEATDYIMPSLEIVDSRITDWKIKLPDTIADNASCGLFVLGKEKFSPTDMDLAGIEMKLYKNGEHVNTGYGKDVLGHPATCVAWLANKLYEFGEELEAGEVILSGALSAAVAAEPGDRFTAEFTQLGKVEVSFN
- a CDS encoding MFS transporter codes for the protein MKHNNLNNAGISKKAWLVIALLFVVTVISNADKAIIGFASVPLMEELGLTAAQWGMVGGVFFLLYSISAILGGVLADRIGVRAVMAGMVALWSIVQFSTIFVNSFAFLLATRIILGAGEGPSYSLAMTAASKWLPKEKLGIGMTLVSIGGPLGVAISAPMLVHLILNYGWRSAFIATGIIGIVWIFFWLGIVKSKDEKMAEPAARKTAATDSRPETKFSSVLKSKNFILIALCGFATYWSFTIGLNWLPNYLENVRRLESEVLTIVVALPWVLITLTQLFFSTLSDRLYRKTQDIVKGRIFVLGPVMVAGALSYFFGAMAQSNFIAIALLSLGLALGCITLVLGPVILVNLVSKEHQGKIQGWFMAVTSLGGIVGPYITGLLVENASSVSMGFQLAFQSSGLVILIFGGLVWAAVRPNKLQGPTPIRLPEEVQG